In the Brettanomyces nanus chromosome 1, complete sequence genome, CCACCTTTTCCTCTTATTTGAAAGGCTTGTCAGACGATACTCCCGAACCAACAGAAGAGGAGATCGAGTGTACCATGTCCACCATCGAGTGCGTTAAGTCCAGTAACTTGAAAGACTTGTTCCGAAGTGTCAGTAAAACTACAACTAAGAACATGGACTCATTTGTCTCTTTGCTTCTCAACAGCTTGCCCTCCaaggaagagaacaaaGATCCTGCGTTTGTGGAGAAGACTTTGTTTTTGCTCGAGTCTTGCGTGTGCTATCTCATTATATCCGGTAACACTGAACTCATTTCGAGGCTGCTCGATATATGTGATGGTTTGTTTGATGCAGAACTGAAAATATCAACAAGTGCCTTGGCTAGACTCACTGCTTATGAACTTCTATTGCTTCACAACGGAAGCATCAGTCATGAGGATTTATTACAACGTTGCCTTGACAGACTGACTTCAAGTTTAGACAAGAATCGAGATATGTTTCTTCGGCACAGCTTACCGATTCTTCAACCCTTAGAGATGCTTGTTATTACTAAGGGATCTTGGTGTGGCAAAAGTCTTGCCGCAAACTCTAGCTATTGGAGTATTCTCCGTGCTTTTGCATCCGGAACTAAGAACACTGCATCGGTGTACAGTTTCATGGAGTCAGTATTGGATAAGCGATCTGAGCTTATTAACTACGAGAATTATATGGATATATTGGGATTATTGGATGAAATATCTGCAGTGGGAGCTTATGGGGCACAATGGGAACAAGAATACGATAAGCTTACTGCCAGTGGGGTCGATGTGGAAAGGAACAAGAATCCATTTCAGGAGTTGGTGAATACGGCTTGCAAATCTATCTATTTGACAGCCAAATTGGCACAGATCATTGAGACGCCAGCATTTTTGAAATCCATGAAACCCTcggcagaagaagacgagcAGGGAAAGAAGCAGGCCTCTCCTTGGTATCCATTAATTGAAGCGATTTCTCACCAATGCTACAATCCTTGTAGGGAAGTTCGGGACTGTGCACTCAGGACTTTGACCAGTCTTCTTGTTTCGGACGGGTTGCCTATAGAGAAATTATCGCCCGAAGCTGTCGTGGATTCCGGTTGTTTCAGATTAATTTTGGAGGTGTTAAATCCGGAGGTAACCGTTACAGATCCTAACGGAATGCTTAAGACACAGCAAGATGTTATAAATCTTGGATGCAAGAGTATCATGTTGTACAAGtttgaagacttgaacCAACAGGTGGCTAAATTGTTGACACTAACTGATAAATTGTTGAATGCGAATGTCAAACAGGTGGATTTCCaagatgaagttcttgAGATCATCAAGAATGCTCTTACTGTGAAGGCTGATGaacttgattttgaaaagctCAGCGGAGTCAAAATGAGTCAGCCATTGAGAAAGATGCTGGCCACTGTTTCGAAGGAGAAAATCAAGGAGTAGTCGGTACTCTTTCTTGCTGATCATGATGTGGTTTGGATATATTTTTCTAGTAAATAATTTAGTcctaaagaagagattgcaAAGATCCAAGTTTTGTAAGATTAAAAGGTCTCTGCGGGGTGGTGATCTGTGCTCCATCAAAGTTGAATTATTGGATGCATGTGATGATACCAGATGGCGACTTCAAAGGTCGCATATATTCCCTCTGCGGTCGGTAGCTGATACGTTGGTCAAATTAGTTAGTGCCACTGCAGTTGTATGACATTTTCAAATGCAATGACCATTCACTCGTTTGCGAAACGTTGATATGCTTATTCATAATGGAAAGACCTTCCGGTGGTTGCAACTATATCATAAGTCGAAATTTCTCTATAAAAAATTCATTAGGATTACGTTGACAAGTATTCCAATCACTTTAAAAGCCTGGTTGACATTTGAGGTAAGTAGACAACAATTAAGTGAGGGAAATTCAGGAAGAGGTCTCTACTGTTGTACTCTCTTTAAATATGCATTCCAACCAGCATTTCTGTATCTTCGGCTCTGTTCAACAGGGTCCCTACCTTTTCCAAAAAGTCCACGACCTACAATAATAATATCTGTACCGGTACTTatgacatcatcaacagTTCTGTACTGCTGGCCCAAAGAGTCTCCCTTGTCATCCAATCCAACACCGGGAGTCAAAATCAACCAGTCAAAGCCCTCATCGGAGCCTCCCATACTATTTTGAGCAATGAAACCAATCACGAATTCTTTGTCAGTTTTGGCAATCTCCACGGTGGCTCTAGTATAGTCACCGTGAGCCAATGAACCCTTGGATGATAACTCAGCCAACATCAACAAACCTCTGGGCTGAGATGTGGTTTCTTGAGCTGCCTGTTTCAAACCAGCAACCACTCCTTCTCCAGTAACACTATGGGCATTTGTTATATCCGCCCATTGAGCAACTTTATATACTCCACCTTTATACTGGAGCTTGACAGTGTTGCCAATATCGGCGAACTTTCTGTCCTCAAAGATCATAAAATTGTGTTTCTTAGCCAACTTGAGCAAAGGCAATATGGATCTTTCGTATGTAAAGTCATCGACAATATCCATGTGAGTCTTCACCAAACAAATGTTAGGTCCAACTTTGTCTACGAGGTCAAGAACATCTGCAGTCCTAGTCAAATCCACGGATGCACAAAGATTGGTCCTTTTGGCCTCCATCAATTCGAGAAGTTTTCTTGCTACAGCAGATGGATGATTTGCCGCTCTTTGAGCATAACTGAGAGTCATTGTGAACAGTAGAATCTTCAAGgggagaagaagacggcCTATAGATCTCAAAGCcaatttttattttttttgatccTGGAGTTTCTGCGACTAAGACTTAGGTGagatctgaagaagattagATTACGAAGCCGACGATTAACTGGTTACCACCCGTTGGTACACGGAATATAAGAAGCCTTTAAATGAATAATTAAAGCCTGATTATTGTTCACCTAGTAAAAACATTCAATACCCTATTAAGTGTCCAGTTACTGCTCTCTAAACCTGACTCTACCCACTGATAGAGGTGAAAAACTAATAGAAGCGGTGaataataaaaatttttcatttgcCGTCTCAAAGCCTTTTGTCCCCCTATACAATACTTATTATTCAACTTGCTCAGCACACTTTACAAATATGGATCAACTCAACTACAAGGAACAGCAGCAATTCACCAAGATCGttgaggagaagcagatgaatGACTTCATGAGGGTAAGTAATCAATCATCAAAGATCTGCAGTGTATCTATTCAAGATCTCTTGTTCATACTAACTCGTATTCTCCAAACAATATAGCTCTATACCAGTCTCGTCGACAGATGTTTCAATGACTGTGTTACCAATTTTACATCAGATAAATTGACTGACCGTGAAGATACATGTCTTAACAAATGTGCCGAGAAGTTTTTGAAGCACAGCGAAAGAGTGGGTCAAAGGTTCCAGGAACAAAACCAGGCGATGATGAATCAAATGAGAGGAGGCAAATGATCTTCGTAGTGCTGAAGGACGTGTACATATCATATAGTCTGGATACAATTTAGGTGTACATGCAATCTATATACTGCCATATTTACTTTGTATGTTATTCATTTACTATACTATTGGCTAGAATTACTCAATGGTTTCTTTGAACATCTTGAGTAGATTATGAGACTCCTCCATCATGTCAATGATTCCACTGGAAATTTCTGTTTGGTTCACATCGTTGTACATCACTGCATTGCTAAACATAAGTTGCAGCTTGAACTCAAGTTCTTCGAATGTTGTCACAGTACCAGCTCTGACATCTTTGAGAAGTGTTTTTAGATCCACGGGTATTTTGATGAGCTTGTAGTAATGCGGTTCTTCCTGTGAATTCACTGGCTGTAAAAACATGCTGGCAAAGCgatttgatgagatctGCGATAAAAGTTGCACTGAAAGAGTCTGGAACCGTTTCCTGCTATGCTGCAAAGCGATCTCGTCTTCAGCCATATCACTTTGACGGCgctttcttgaagatgatcgACTTGGTGCCACAGAAGAGCCTTTCGACTTTGGAGttgttggtgaagaagataatttTTGGTGGTGGAGTCTGGCAGAAGGCTCGGGTGTAGTGGGAGTCGAAATAAGCTGTGAAGTTTTCGTTTCCGGACGAGCATCCACAATATTTTCTTCCAGAGATGGAACTGTACTAGTAGCATTGAcagtagtagtagtagtagtgATAGTGCCGATAGACTCAACCTTGTTTTCTTGTTTCAATTCTTGCTTCACATTTTGCTTCTGTTCTTTTGGTTTTGGCGTAGTCTTTGGTTTCTTACTCGAAGGAACAGGTGCAGGTATGACGGATATCTTAGCAGGAgatttgatttcttttaTAGGAACTTTGGTAGGAGtgtggactgaagattcaacaGGAGACTTGTTATTTCTGCTTTGATCAGTCTTCAGAACTTTCTCAATATTATTCGCATCCTTATCGGCTTGCCTGCTCTCTTCAGTAACTATGTCTTCCTTTTCACTCTTCTCGACAGGTAGCATGGATGCTATATGCCCATCAATATTTGCTCCTTCTTTAACTTTCTGGTTGTTATCCACattattttccttttcagtGGCAACCATTTTCGGTCCTTCTCTTAATCTGGCAGCAATAGAATTAGGAGTTGCACGTAATCTAGCAGCGATTGaatccttttcttcctgGGACTCAGATTCGGACACACTTTTCTCGGCTATATCTTGTTCTTTAGACACTGCATCTTCTGTCTTATCCATTTCCCCAGATTCAGaattttcagcttctttctccttctgaCTTATTCTATCTTCAAGCCTCTCAGAAACAACAGGAGTCTCCAGTTCCGGTTCCAATTTCTTAGATTTATCGTCGTTATTTTCAGCTTCCTCCTTATTAGGAGACGTTTTCAATCTTGCAGCTATAGAATCATCATTTCTAATCATTTCCTgttcaatttcttttgaCTTTGAAGGTGTTTTCTTTAACCTGACTGcaatgctttctttttctgccTCAGGTGTCTTCGGTGTGGtatcttcaagttcctcGACACTATCTTTAGCCTCTTCATGTTCTATCCtactcttctttttatatTCATGTAACTGGTTTCTGGTAAATTCCCGACGAAGGATTTCATCGGTCATCTtaccttcttctatctGTTTGATCTCGCTCTGTTTTTTCTTGTAGTTCATTTCTAAAGCAGTAATATCCTTAAGTGAATTGCTCTTATAATTATTCAATATCTTTACTAGTCTCTCTTTGACAAAGTTGATATTGACCTTATTGGAAAGAGTGAAGACTGTTGTCTTTGGAATCTGGGCAATCACTTGTTCATTTTTGCCATCTACCCCTTCTATTCCCAACGTCTCAGCTATAACTTGAACTATCTGTATAGGAGATAGAGTAGGACTCTCACTGGTACCACCATTCTTCTTACCTTTTTTATTGCCTATTATCTTGGTCAGCGACCCATCTATATCGAGGAAATCAAATTTGGAATTGATTAGCGGACTGTCGTTGATCACCTTCTGCAACTGAAGAATATTAAATGTGATGCCACTCCTAGGAGGCTGGGCTTGCTGCGCTGCCTGGTATAGAGAATATATATGCTGCAACGTTACTATCTTCTGAAGTATCGTCACTTCATTGTACATTTGTACTAGTTCTTCTTGTGTGGGCATCATCAAGGAAGAGGCAGATTAACTACtaaaaaagaggaaaacAAATGATCAATCAAGCAAAAGAATGCTTagatttcttcaagatgagaaaaaagTATTAGAAAATCCAGCTCTGTGAGGATCTAGAAGTGTTTGAGTTTATGTTTTGTACTCAACACAGACTACCAACCAGTTGAACAGGGATACAGTTGATCGATGTCGAATATAAAAGACGAGTCCAAATCGGATAACACTGCTTCTGAGGATGActtggaggaagaggaggtgCGTTCTTTTAAATTACCTGAGTACTTCCCTATAACGCGCAAGACAAAATCCAAACTCCGTTCCTTGACAGCATGGAAAACAGGTAAtaggagagaaaaaatgaGGCATAAATGTATGGATTGCGTTAAAAAGGCGACTGAAGGCTACATTAGTATTgttttggagaagaatGCCGAGAGATTGGCGAATAAAGATATGACCAAAagtgaatttgatgaggcTCGAAGGAAACTATATAAACAAGATTTGGAGATCAACAGGTTGAGAACCATCATGAAGAACATAAAGGATACTGATGTAAAAGATGTCAATTTCATCTATGCTTTTGGATCGATGAAGGCAGATATTATGGAGAGAGATGAGCCTGCGTTGACGATAAGCAACATGCCATTGTACCAGCGCGTCTCTTCAGGAGCTCAAGACCAAGTGTATGACCACTTAAAGTCAAAATTGCGATCTGGCATGGTTTCGGAAAACGCGGACACACAAGCTGTAAAGGACTATAGGGATTTTGAGCATCAGCTGTTTGTTACTATAAACCCAACGGAGCCTGTTCCATTTCTGCATGACGTCAGCGAAGGAGATAACGATATAGAGGTTGAAGGCGGAAAAGTCAGTCTTCTATGTCCAATATCGCATGATTTAATAGAGGATCCCGTCATAAATCCCAAATGTGGACATACTTACGATAAAACATCCGTGGCAAACTACCTCAGGAACTCGAATCAATGCCCTGTGTGTCCTACTGAATTGCGCAGACAAGACTTAATTGAGGACAAGCTCATGAAGCAGAGACTTGTATGCTACGCTCGTGATGTTAAGATCTTTAAGGAGAGAAACATCAAGATGGACGAGGCCGAAGATAAACTTTAGGATTGTTATAGATATGTATCATCTCTCATATATGTAATGCTAGATACCATGAAGGTAGTATCCAATAGCCACCATAGGCACCTTCTCTAACAATATTCCTTGCTACAAGCCAATCCATGATCAATTTCACTTCAAACctttcaagaaatggataCATACGATCACACAACGCAACAAGACGAGCACCAGGTCTGAACACCACACATCGAATGAGTAGACATACTGACTTCAGCCATAATGGAGCATTAAACTTACCGTTCAAATCGATCCAAATCCTAGAGCATGGAGGTCCTACGGGTGGTGCTTGCGGTTTCAACGCGTCGTCAGAGATTGACTTGAACTGTGATATGATAAAATCACTTTCAAGTTTACGTCTGTCCTGAGATTTTGTAGAATACGATTTCAATGATGGAGGTTTCCGGTCGACTCTGGTTAATTTTACTTTACCCTCAGCAAGTAAATTCAAAAGAACGCCAAAGCATCCATCTGGAGCTGTCTTGGAAATAATAAGCCCACTACCCACTGAAGAGACTTCGTCAATGCAATCATAAAATCGCACAGCTGCATGGAAAAAGTCCTCGTCCATTTTGCAATCTGCCACAGACAGTAACTTGTCAGTTAGTGCAAACTTAATACTGGAATCCTCACCTAGAAATGCAATGgccttctcatcttcaagctGGCTAAGAGCCTGTGCGTATATTGTGTTATGGgttttggaaaagataCTACGGGCTTTATCTGACGAGAATTCTTTGGGCCCAGTAGCAAATAAAGCTTTGAGGCTTGATTTGGCCCTCTCCAGTTCTGTAGGCTCTTCTGtatccttcaaaatccGGCGCTCACTATCGTTATCAAGGGAATATACAAATAGAGCGTTAGCATAGTGAATCTCTTTATCGATAAGTGAAAGAGCGTCCTTGAACAATTCGGCTCCATTAGATGGATGATAGGTTTTGAACGACATATCACTCAAATTTTCATCGTAGTTCTTGTAGAGAACAAAGTCAGCCTTGTTGGTGACAAAGTCAGGATCGGCCTTTTGCCAGATATCGATCATCTGTGCAAGATCATAATCTAGAAGATGTTGCTCGGTGATTATCCCATCAGTAATACGGTTCATAAGCACGTTCTCCcaattttttcttgccTGTTGTAAACCTCTATAGCCTAGCAACTTTCTATGCTTGGGCCATTGTCTTCGTAGCATCTCTGCTGTATACCGCTTATCAAACAATTCAGCCACTTTGGGCCATTCAATATTTTGACCAGTAGAAAGAGACTGGGAGATAATGACTCCTCTAATGTAAGTCATAGTATACTTCTTCTCGAGCTTAATGTTTGTgcgtttcttcttcataccAGGATGGGTAGCAGATGCAGTAGGTTGTGATTGCTTCGGTTTGATGGTCAATTTCTTGCGCTTCTTTTGCCTCATAAGAGGTCCCAAGAGATCCTCATCTGATCGCTTTCTCTTATCATTTTGATGGTTTCCCTCCGAAAGAGCCTTCTCACTGATAACCTCAGTTGATTCGATAGATTCCTTAGCTCCAGATTGAGGTGAATATGCATGTAACATATGGTCAATACTGTACTTTCCTCTGTCAAGTCTGTGGCTACCAGCCAATAATCCTTTTTGGCGAgagcttttcttcttcttgctaATCCATAGACTTGCGTCAGGTTCTTTAAAGAATTTCACCTTATTGAAGTTAATCATTGTGGCATTATTCCTCTTCTTAAGTTTAGCAACTTGAGAGTGGGCAGAGCCAACAGTAAACAGCTTATCAATCTGAGACTCAGAAGCAGGATTGCttacagaaagaagtaCAGTCAGAGATCTCTTATCACTCaccttcctcttttcaatctttaTTTTCCCCTTAGACTCTAAGAACACACAATCCTTGATCAAAGTTTTCCGGTCAATAAGATAGTCCACCTCAAGGGCTTCAGATAGCCGTTCACACAAATTTCCATTCACCACGCAAAATTTCTGATTGTCAATCATTTCCAAAAGCAGCCTACGTCTTTCTCTTGGTCCCTTATCAACAAACAATGCTTCCTGTTCACTTGGTTCTGCCTTGATATCCTCAAGAACTTTCGAA is a window encoding:
- the URA3 gene encoding orotidine 5'-phosphate decarboxylase (BUSCO:EOG093435KC), whose translation is MTLSYAQRAANHPSAVARKLLELMEAKRTNLCASVDLTRTADVLDLVDKVGPNICLVKTHMDIVDDFTYERSILPLLKLAKKHNFMIFEDRKFADIGNTVKLQYKGGVYKVAQWADITNAHSVTGEGVVAGLKQAAQETTSQPRGLLMLAELSSKGSLAHGDYTRATVEIAKTDKEFVIGFIAQNSMGGSDEGFDWLILTPGVGLDDKGDSLGQQYRTVDDVISTGTDIIIVGRGLFGKGRDPVEQSRRYRNAGWNAYLKRVQQ
- the TIM9 gene encoding protein transporter tim9 (BUSCO:EOG09344NKE) yields the protein MDQLNYKEQQQFTKIVEEKQMNDFMRLYTSLVDRCFNDCVTNFTSDKLTDREDTCLNKCAEKFLKHSERVGQRFQEQNQAMMNQMRGGK
- a CDS encoding uncharacterized protein (EggNog:ENOG41) yields the protein MSNIKDESKSDNTASEDDLEEEEVRSFKLPEYFPITRKTKSKLRSLTAWKTGNRREKMRHKCMDCVKKATEGYISIVLEKNAERLANKDMTKSEFDEARRKLYKQDLEINRLRTIMKNIKDTDVKDVNFIYAFGSMKADIMERDEPALTISNMPLYQRVSSGAQDQVYDHLKSKLRSGMVSENADTQAVKDYRDFEHQLFVTINPTEPVPFLHDVSEGDNDIEVEGGKVSLLCPISHDLIEDPVINPKCGHTYDKTSVANYLRNSNQCPVCPTELRRQDLIEDKLMKQRLVCYARDVKIFKERNIKMDEAEDKL